From Candoia aspera isolate rCanAsp1 chromosome 4, rCanAsp1.hap2, whole genome shotgun sequence, a single genomic window includes:
- the LOC134495521 gene encoding von Willebrand factor A domain-containing protein 5A-like isoform X2: protein MWASAMHRCGLLTSSKVPVPLKSISVDILVRGFVADVVSELQYQNEEKSPVEATFVFPLDDEAAVYAFEGLIGGTRIEAQIREKKQAEQEYEDALSEGRQAFLLEREENTSDVFTCSLGNLPPGGEATLKLRYVQALSVEPDGAVRFVLPAVLNPRYVPAGSEGGTVSQRVPRMPTGALPYTLSLTARVESPYGINRMESKCSLDPLQYMTEDHTAAQVSLAKGHQFDRDVELLIYYEDVHKTSAILEAGKSGAAPGSLMGDPALLLTLYPNIPTVKPGQSVAGEFIFLLDRSGSMDITMDNQNSSPSRIQSAKETLIFLLKSLPLGCYFNIYGFGSTFDSLYPQSVEYTQETMNTSIQRVKELKSDLGGTEILRPLKAIYSQPCLEGRPRQLFVFTDGEVSNTNEAIAEVRLHSSSHRCFSFGIGEGASTALIKGIARAAGGSAEFITGKERMQAKALQSLKKALQPAVTGISLSWELPPGLEATLVGSGPQVIFQGQRCLIYAQVRGQLQASDPPEVRHPE from the exons ATGTGGGCATCAGCTATGCATAGATGTGGCCTTCTCACATCCTCTAAGGTGCCAG TGCCTTTGAAAAGCATTTCTGTGGACATCCTTGTCCGCGGTTTCGTGGCTGACGTAGTGTCTGAACTCCAGTACCAGAATGAGGAAAAGAGCCCAGTGGAGGCCACCTTTGTCTTCCCTCTGGATGATGAGGCTGCAGTATATGCCTTTGAGGGTCTGATCGGTGGGACACGGATTGAGGCCCAGATCCGAGAGAAGAAGCAG GCAGAGCAAGAATACGAGGATGCCCTGAGCGAAGGCCGTCAGGCTTTCCtgcttgagagagaagaaaacaCCAGTGACGTTTTCACATGCAGCCTGGGCAACCTTCCTCCTGGTGGGGAGGCCACACTGAAACTGCGCTATGTTCAAGCACTATCTGTGGAACCGGATGGTGCCGTCCGTTTTGTCCTGCCCGCTGTCCTGAACCCCCGCTATGTTCCTGCAG GCTCAGAAGGGGGCACTGTTTCCCAGCGGGTACCACGAATGCCCACAGGAGCTCTGCCCTACACACTCAGCCTCACCGCCAGGGTGGAGTCCCCCTACGGCATCAACCGCATGGAGTCAAAATGCAGTCTTGATCCTCTGCAGTATATGACGGAGGACCACACTGCTGCCCAG GTCTCCTTGGCTAAAGGGCACCAGTTTGACCGTGATGTGGAACTGCTGATATATTATGAAGATGTTCACAAGACCAGTGCCATTTTAGAGGCTGGGAAGTCTGGAGCTGCCCCAG GTTCTCTGATGGGGGACCCGGCCCTTCTGCTAACCCTATACCCCAACATTCCCACTGTCAAGCCAGGTCAGAGTGTTGCTGGAGAGTTCATCTTCCTGCTGGATCGCTCTGGCAGCATGGATATCACCATGGATAACCAGAACTCCTCACCATCACGCATTCAGAGTGCCAAG GAGACCCTGATTTTCTTGCTAAAGAGTCTCCCTCTGGGATGTTACTTCAACATCTATGGCTTTGGCTCTACTTTTGACTCACTCTACCC GCAGAGTGTGGAGTACACCCAGGAGACCATGAACACTTCTATCCAACGTGTGAAGGAGCTGAAGTCTGACTTGGGAGGCACAGAGATTTTAAGACCCCTGAAGGCCATTTACAGCCAGCCGTGCCTTGAAGGACGTCCTCGACAG CTCTTTGTTTTCACCGACGGAGAGGTGTCCAATACGAACGAGGCCATTGCTGAAGTTCGACTTCACAGTAGCTCCCACAG GTGCTTCTCCTTTGGCATTGGGGAAGGGGCCTCCACAGCTCTCATCAAAGGCATTGCtcgagctgctggaggcagtgCTGAATTCATCACTGGCAAGGAACGCATGCAGGCCAAG GCTTTGCAGAGTCTGAAGAAGGCCCTTCAGCCAGCAGTGACGGGGATCTCTCTGAGCTGGGAGTTGCCTCCTGGCCTCGAGGCCACCCTGGTGGGGTCAGGACCTCAAGTCATTTTCCAAGGGCAGCGCTGCCTCATCTATGCCCAGGTCCGTGGGCAACTTCAGGCAAGTGATCCACCTGAGGTCCGCCATCCTGagtaa
- the LOC134495521 gene encoding von Willebrand factor A domain-containing protein 5A-like isoform X3 encodes MWASAMHRCGLLTSSKVPVPLKSISVDILVRGFVADVVSELQYQNEEKSPVEATFVFPLDDEAAVYAFEGLIGGTRIEAQIREKKQAEQEYEDALSEGRQAFLLEREENTSDVFTCSLGNLPPGGEATLKLRYVQALSVEPDGAVRFVLPAVLNPRYVPAAGSEGGTVSQRVPRMPTGALPYTLSLTARVESPYGINRMESKCSLDPLQYMTEDHTAAQVSLAKGHQFDRDVELLIYYEDVHKTSAILEAGKSGAAPGSLMGDPALLLTLYPNIPTVKPGQSVAGEFIFLLDRSGSMDITMDNQNSSPSRIQSAKETLIFLLKSLPLGCYFNIYGFGSTFDSLYPQSVEYTQETMNTSIQRVKELKSDLGGTEILRPLKAIYSQPCLEGRPRQLFVFTDGEVSNTNEAIAEVRLHSSSHR; translated from the exons ATGTGGGCATCAGCTATGCATAGATGTGGCCTTCTCACATCCTCTAAGGTGCCAG TGCCTTTGAAAAGCATTTCTGTGGACATCCTTGTCCGCGGTTTCGTGGCTGACGTAGTGTCTGAACTCCAGTACCAGAATGAGGAAAAGAGCCCAGTGGAGGCCACCTTTGTCTTCCCTCTGGATGATGAGGCTGCAGTATATGCCTTTGAGGGTCTGATCGGTGGGACACGGATTGAGGCCCAGATCCGAGAGAAGAAGCAG GCAGAGCAAGAATACGAGGATGCCCTGAGCGAAGGCCGTCAGGCTTTCCtgcttgagagagaagaaaacaCCAGTGACGTTTTCACATGCAGCCTGGGCAACCTTCCTCCTGGTGGGGAGGCCACACTGAAACTGCGCTATGTTCAAGCACTATCTGTGGAACCGGATGGTGCCGTCCGTTTTGTCCTGCCCGCTGTCCTGAACCCCCGCTATGTTCCTGCAG CAGGCTCAGAAGGGGGCACTGTTTCCCAGCGGGTACCACGAATGCCCACAGGAGCTCTGCCCTACACACTCAGCCTCACCGCCAGGGTGGAGTCCCCCTACGGCATCAACCGCATGGAGTCAAAATGCAGTCTTGATCCTCTGCAGTATATGACGGAGGACCACACTGCTGCCCAG GTCTCCTTGGCTAAAGGGCACCAGTTTGACCGTGATGTGGAACTGCTGATATATTATGAAGATGTTCACAAGACCAGTGCCATTTTAGAGGCTGGGAAGTCTGGAGCTGCCCCAG GTTCTCTGATGGGGGACCCGGCCCTTCTGCTAACCCTATACCCCAACATTCCCACTGTCAAGCCAGGTCAGAGTGTTGCTGGAGAGTTCATCTTCCTGCTGGATCGCTCTGGCAGCATGGATATCACCATGGATAACCAGAACTCCTCACCATCACGCATTCAGAGTGCCAAG GAGACCCTGATTTTCTTGCTAAAGAGTCTCCCTCTGGGATGTTACTTCAACATCTATGGCTTTGGCTCTACTTTTGACTCACTCTACCC GCAGAGTGTGGAGTACACCCAGGAGACCATGAACACTTCTATCCAACGTGTGAAGGAGCTGAAGTCTGACTTGGGAGGCACAGAGATTTTAAGACCCCTGAAGGCCATTTACAGCCAGCCGTGCCTTGAAGGACGTCCTCGACAG CTCTTTGTTTTCACCGACGGAGAGGTGTCCAATACGAACGAGGCCATTGCTGAAGTTCGACTTCACAGTAGCTCCCACAGGTAA
- the LOC134495521 gene encoding von Willebrand factor A domain-containing protein 5A-like isoform X1, whose amino-acid sequence MWASAMHRCGLLTSSKVPVPLKSISVDILVRGFVADVVSELQYQNEEKSPVEATFVFPLDDEAAVYAFEGLIGGTRIEAQIREKKQAEQEYEDALSEGRQAFLLEREENTSDVFTCSLGNLPPGGEATLKLRYVQALSVEPDGAVRFVLPAVLNPRYVPAAGSEGGTVSQRVPRMPTGALPYTLSLTARVESPYGINRMESKCSLDPLQYMTEDHTAAQVSLAKGHQFDRDVELLIYYEDVHKTSAILEAGKSGAAPGSLMGDPALLLTLYPNIPTVKPGQSVAGEFIFLLDRSGSMDITMDNQNSSPSRIQSAKETLIFLLKSLPLGCYFNIYGFGSTFDSLYPQSVEYTQETMNTSIQRVKELKSDLGGTEILRPLKAIYSQPCLEGRPRQLFVFTDGEVSNTNEAIAEVRLHSSSHRCFSFGIGEGASTALIKGIARAAGGSAEFITGKERMQAKALQSLKKALQPAVTGISLSWELPPGLEATLVGSGPQVIFQGQRCLIYAQVRGQLQASDPPEVRHPE is encoded by the exons ATGTGGGCATCAGCTATGCATAGATGTGGCCTTCTCACATCCTCTAAGGTGCCAG TGCCTTTGAAAAGCATTTCTGTGGACATCCTTGTCCGCGGTTTCGTGGCTGACGTAGTGTCTGAACTCCAGTACCAGAATGAGGAAAAGAGCCCAGTGGAGGCCACCTTTGTCTTCCCTCTGGATGATGAGGCTGCAGTATATGCCTTTGAGGGTCTGATCGGTGGGACACGGATTGAGGCCCAGATCCGAGAGAAGAAGCAG GCAGAGCAAGAATACGAGGATGCCCTGAGCGAAGGCCGTCAGGCTTTCCtgcttgagagagaagaaaacaCCAGTGACGTTTTCACATGCAGCCTGGGCAACCTTCCTCCTGGTGGGGAGGCCACACTGAAACTGCGCTATGTTCAAGCACTATCTGTGGAACCGGATGGTGCCGTCCGTTTTGTCCTGCCCGCTGTCCTGAACCCCCGCTATGTTCCTGCAG CAGGCTCAGAAGGGGGCACTGTTTCCCAGCGGGTACCACGAATGCCCACAGGAGCTCTGCCCTACACACTCAGCCTCACCGCCAGGGTGGAGTCCCCCTACGGCATCAACCGCATGGAGTCAAAATGCAGTCTTGATCCTCTGCAGTATATGACGGAGGACCACACTGCTGCCCAG GTCTCCTTGGCTAAAGGGCACCAGTTTGACCGTGATGTGGAACTGCTGATATATTATGAAGATGTTCACAAGACCAGTGCCATTTTAGAGGCTGGGAAGTCTGGAGCTGCCCCAG GTTCTCTGATGGGGGACCCGGCCCTTCTGCTAACCCTATACCCCAACATTCCCACTGTCAAGCCAGGTCAGAGTGTTGCTGGAGAGTTCATCTTCCTGCTGGATCGCTCTGGCAGCATGGATATCACCATGGATAACCAGAACTCCTCACCATCACGCATTCAGAGTGCCAAG GAGACCCTGATTTTCTTGCTAAAGAGTCTCCCTCTGGGATGTTACTTCAACATCTATGGCTTTGGCTCTACTTTTGACTCACTCTACCC GCAGAGTGTGGAGTACACCCAGGAGACCATGAACACTTCTATCCAACGTGTGAAGGAGCTGAAGTCTGACTTGGGAGGCACAGAGATTTTAAGACCCCTGAAGGCCATTTACAGCCAGCCGTGCCTTGAAGGACGTCCTCGACAG CTCTTTGTTTTCACCGACGGAGAGGTGTCCAATACGAACGAGGCCATTGCTGAAGTTCGACTTCACAGTAGCTCCCACAG GTGCTTCTCCTTTGGCATTGGGGAAGGGGCCTCCACAGCTCTCATCAAAGGCATTGCtcgagctgctggaggcagtgCTGAATTCATCACTGGCAAGGAACGCATGCAGGCCAAG GCTTTGCAGAGTCTGAAGAAGGCCCTTCAGCCAGCAGTGACGGGGATCTCTCTGAGCTGGGAGTTGCCTCCTGGCCTCGAGGCCACCCTGGTGGGGTCAGGACCTCAAGTCATTTTCCAAGGGCAGCGCTGCCTCATCTATGCCCAGGTCCGTGGGCAACTTCAGGCAAGTGATCCACCTGAGGTCCGCCATCCTGagtaa